Proteins encoded in a region of the Panicum hallii strain FIL2 chromosome 3, PHallii_v3.1, whole genome shotgun sequence genome:
- the LOC112886251 gene encoding uncharacterized protein LOC112886251, translated as MDNVESAPNSPVQAPPSSASSLPKEQSQVELELRLLQALEFYPPSKLKGVHRHFVLYGLMEYLRKSLDRQFSADEVLQLLDRFFNLEMLKPEDDEKDNFSQGEEFSLPESFLNKEE; from the exons ATGGACAACGTCGAGTCCGCCCCTAACTCCCCGGTGCAGGCGCCGCCGTCCTCCGCCTCGTCTCTCCCTAAG GAGCAATCGCAGGTGGAGTTGGAGCTGAGGCTTCTCCAGGCTCTCGAGTTCTACCCTCCGTCCAAACTCAAAG GCGTTCATCGGCACTTTGTTCTCTATGGCCTCATGGAATATTTGAGAAAAAG CCTTGACCGCCAATTCTCCGCTGATGAGGTTTTGCAACTATTGGATCGTTTCTTTAACCTAGAAATGCTG AAACCAGAGGATGATGAAAAAGACAACTTCAGTCAAGGGGAAGAATTTTCCTTGCCGGAGAGCTTTCTCAACAAGGAAGAATAA
- the LOC112884102 gene encoding PLASMODESMATA CALLOSE-BINDING PROTEIN 3-like, whose amino-acid sequence MAVPLLLLLLLAMFAGSDAAFCVCKPGTPDAMMQKAIDYACSKGADCAQTTQGGPCYGNGNKVAVCSYICNSYFQSKSSMGATCDFGGVATLTSTDPSSGTCKFASGPSSVGTGGAGMGTGGTGAGTGGMGAGAGTGAGTGAGTGAGTGGMGAGTGAGAGTGAGTGAGITTPGSTLSPPFGGTGAYGPSGAGTGPDYNDAAAPVAAGRHVAAALLLAAAAPLLFR is encoded by the exons ATGGCGGTTCCCCtgcttctcctgctgctgctggccaTGTTCGCAGGCTCAG ATGCGGCGTTCTGCGTGTGCAAGCCCGGCACCCCCGACGCGATGATGCAGAAGGCGATCGACTACGCCTGCAGCAAGGGCGCCGACTGCGCCCAGACCACGCAGGGCGGGCCGTGCTACGGCAACGGCAACAAGGTGGCCGTCTGCTCCTACATCTGCAATAGCTACTTCCAGAGCAAGAGCTCCATGGGCGCCACCTGCGACTTCGGCGGCGTCGCCACCCTCACCAGCACCGACCCCAGCTCCGGCACCTGCAAGTTCGCCTCCGGCCCCAG CAGCGTTGGCACCGGCGGCGCCGGCATGGGCACCGGCGGGACAGGCGCCGGCACCGGCGGCATGGGCGCCGGCGCGGGCACAGGAGCAGGCACCGGCGCTGGCACTGGAGCAGGCACTGGCGGCATGGGCGCGGGGACCGGGGCTGGCGCTGGCACCGGAGCAGGCACCGGCGCGGGGATCACGACCCCCGGGAGCACCCTGAGCCCACCGTTCGGCGGCACGGGCGCGTACGGCCCGTCGGGAGCCGGCACGGGCCCCGACTACAacgacgccgccgccccggtcgcggccgggcgccacgtcgccgccgcgcttctcctggccgccgcggcgcccctcCTTTTCCGCTGA
- the LOC112888073 gene encoding transcription factor PCF8-like produces MISGNLTNEELAARCTKAEVPAAGAGAKQSPAVPSSRHWPPSTESRIVRVSRVFGGKDRHSKVRTVKGLRDRRVRLSVPTAIQLYDLQDRLGLSQPSKVVDWLLDAAQHEIDKLPPLQFPPQAQDLVAHLPPSMVAPFANGAADRAAAAAANAATGASAAMADVDKRHCHGGIKGLMGLNNSVGLVNGAMPLAHGLYYTPGEPWANGNAVHDQVGHGTSPQTVGHHSPFSSLLSLAPGPQLVFYSPEGGGFAMKEAADHQFPVDNLDHSQGQLSLSSSARSFLHPGSQG; encoded by the coding sequence ATGATAAGCGGCAACCTCACAAATGAAGAGCTGGCGGCCAGGTGCACCAAGGCCGAGGTcccggccgcgggcgccggcgccaaGCAGAGTCCCGCCGTGCCGAGCTCGCGGCACTGGCCGCCGTCCACGGAGTCGAGGATCGTGCGCGTGTCGCGGGTGTTCGGCGGCAAGGACCGGCACAGCAAGGTGAGGACCGTCAAGGGGCTGCGCGACCGGCGCGTGCGGCTGTCCGTGCCGACGGCGATCCAGCTCTACGACCTCCAGGACCGGCTGGGCCTCAGCCAGCCGAGCAAGGTGGTGGACTGGCTGCTCGACGCCGCGCAGCACGAGATCGACAAGCTGCCGCCGCTCCAGTTCCCGCCGCAAGCGCAGGACCTCGTCGCCCACCTGCCCCCCTCCATGGTGGCGCCGTTCGCGAACGGCGCAgccgaccgcgccgccgccgccgccgcgaacgCGGCGACGGGCGCGTCCGCGGCCATGGCCGACGTTGACAAGCGCCACTGCCACGGTGGCATTAAAGGACTCATGGGCCTCAACAATTCAGTCGGCCTCGTCAATGGCGCGATGCCGCTGGCTCACGGCTTGTACTACACGCCCGGTGAACCTTGGGCAAATGGCAATGCCGTCCACGACCAGGTGGGCCATGGCACTTCGCCTCAGACGGTGGGTCACCACTCGCCGTTCTCATCGCTGCTGTCTCTGGCTCCGGGGCCTCAGCTCGTTTTCTACTCGCCGGAAGGTGGCGGCTTCGCCATGAAAGAAGCCGCCGATCATCAGTTCCCAGTAGATAACCTCGACCATTCGCAAGGGCAGCTCTCACTGAGCTCATCAGCAAGAAGCTTCCTTCACCCCGGCAGCCAGGGATGA